cgaggggagagagggatgtggacaaaggggggagagggagtgatGGTGATGGGGAACAAGGGACAGAAGGGTGAGAAGGGAGTGATGGGGGGGGACGAGGGGAGAGAGGGCGATGTGGGacaaaggggggaggagggagtgatGGGGGGACGAGGGGAGGAGGGCGATGTGGGAacaagggggagagggagtgatGGGGGGGGAgacgaggggagagaggtgaTGTGGGacaaaggggggaggagggagtgatggggggagggggggcggggaggggagagaggggtgatgtGGGAcaaaggggggaggaggagtgagGTGATGGGGAACAAGGGGACAGAAGGGTGAGAAGGGAGTGATGGGGgggggacagaggggagagagggcgaTGTGGGAcaaaggggtgaggagggggtggGACACTCACCTTCCGCCGAGATggctgcagcagagagagggtATTGGGCGGGAAGAGGGGCCTCGGCTACAGCCTCAGCCGATTGGGCCTCAGTGTTAGGGGCGCGGTCAGGTGGAGGACTGGGTAGCAGGAGGAGAGGTCCCTGTAGCCCCACCACGGGAGAGGGAGTAAAGGAGACAAATAAAGGACAGGGAAGGGAGACAGCGAGAACCAAACGATAAAGCAGATTGTCTTTGGTTTGGTGAGGAGGGTTAACAGGGTGTTGGACATACAGAGCGACACCGCTGCGTGCTTGGCACTGGGAGAGATCCATTCTTACCTTTCTACCTGCTCTAACAAGAGCTTTGGTTTTTTAGCCTTAACAAACTCCTTAGGAAATGAAAATCCAAAACTCCGGTGTGGTGTGTGACGTGCTGTAGCTAGGTGACCATAGAGAAGTGACCGTGCTGTAGCTAGGTGACCATAGAGAAGTGACCGTGCTGTAGCTAGGTGACCATAGAGAAGTGACCGTGCTGTAGCTCGGTACGCATAGAGAAGTACCTTTCCTGTGTGTTACCTGGGAAGCTGCCTGGTGGAGAGCTGTTGGCACAACGATGGGTCCTCCTACAGAGCCACTCCCACTGTTCTCTCCACTGCTGCTGGGGTGACTGCCTCCACTGCTGCTGGGGTGACTGCCTCCACTGCTGCTGGGTGTGACTGCCTCCACTGCTGCTGGGTGACTGCTCCACTGCTGCTGGGGTGACTGCCTCCACTGCTGCTGGGGTGACTGCCTCCACTGCTGCTGGGTGACTGCCTCCACTGCTGCTGGGGTGACTGCCTCCCTGCTGCTGGGGTGACTGCCTCCACTGctgcataacacacacattatagaCACACTGCTGATTAAAAACACATTACAACCACACAGAACACTGCTGCCACTCAGGGAtaagagaggacaggacagggctCAACATAACAGGCATAACAACTGACTCTAGCTAGTCCACAGACAATACACTATGTAGCATCAGGATTAGTGTCcttttatagcctctctactgtatatagcctcgctactgttatttttcactgtctttttacttcTTTACTTCCCTATTGTTcactaatacattttttgcactattggttagagtctgtaagtcagcatttcactgtaaggtctacctacacctgttgtattctgtgcacgtgacaaataaactttgatttgatttagtactaTACATACTACCTCTTATTGCTTCTAGTGCCTAGTAGACCTGATTGTTATTGACTAATGAATGCGTCGTTGAGGTAGCTAGCATTGACTAGACCTTATTGACTAATGAACTGCGTCGTTGAGGTAGCTAGCATTGACTAGACCTTATTGACTAATGAACTGCGTCGTTGAGGTAGCTAGCATTGACTAGACCTTATTGACTAATGAACTGCGTCGTTGAGGTAGGTAGCATTGACTAGACCTTATTGACCAATGAACTGCGTCGTTGAGGCAGCTAGCATTGACTAGACCTTATTGACTAATGAACTGCGTCGTTGAGGCAGCTAGCATTGACTAGACCTTATTGACTAATGAACTGCGTCGTTGAGGCAGGTAGCATTGACTAGACCTTATTGACTAATGAACTGCGTCGTTGAGGTAGCTAGCATTGACTAGACCTTATTGACTAATGAACTGCGTCGTTGAGGCAGCTAGCATTGACTAGACCTTATAGACTAATGAACTGCGTCGTTGAGGCAGTAGCATTGACTAGACCTGATTGACTAATGAACTGCGTCGTTGAGGTAGCTAGCATTGACTAGACCTTATTGACTAATGAACTGCGTCTTTGAGGCAGCTAGCATTGACTAGACCTGATTGACTAATGAACTGCGTCGTTGAGGTAGCTAGCATTGACTAGACCTGATTGACTAATGAACTGCGTCGTTGAGGTAGCTAGCATTGAATAGACTATTGACTAATGAACTGCGTCGTTGAGTGCAGCTAGCATTGACTAGACCTTATTGACTAATGAACTGACGTCGTTGAGGTGCCTAGCATTGACAGACCTTATTGACTAATGAAACTGCGTCGTTGAGTAGCTAGCATTGACTAGACCTGATTGACTAATGAACTGCGTCGTTGAGGTAGCTAGCATTGACTAAGACCTTATTGACTAATGAACTGCGTCGTTGAGGTAGCTAGCATTGACTAGACCTTATTGACTAAATGAACTGCGTCGTTGAGGTAGCTAGCATTGACTAGACCTTATGACTAATGAACTGCGTCGTTGAGGTAGGCTAGCATTGACTAGACCTTATTGACTAATGAACTGCGTCGTTGAGGAGCTAGCATTGACTAGACCTTATTGACTAATGAAACTGCGTCGGTTGAGGCAGCTAGCATTGACTAGACGGCATTATTGACTAATGAACTGCGTCGTTGAGGTAGCTAGCATTGACTAGACCTTATTGGACTAATGAACGCGTCGTTGAGGTAGCTAGCATTGACTAGACCTTACCTTGACTAATGAACTGCGGAGTCGTTGAGTGGCTATGCTTATGCAATGTTGGGAGAGACTAGACCTTATTGACTAATGACTGCGTCGTTGAGGTAGCTAGATTGACATATGACTAACCACTTATTGACTAATGAACTGCGTCGTTGAGGTACCTAGAATTGACTCAGCACTTATTGACTAAATGAACTGCGTCGTTGAGGCAGCTAGCATTGACTAGACACTTATTGACTAATGAACTGCGTCGTTGAGGGTAGCTAGCATTGACTAGACCTTATTGACTAATGAACTGCGTCGTTGAGGCAGCTAGCATTGACTGACCTTATTGACAATGAACTGCGTCGTTGAGGAG
The genomic region above belongs to Salvelinus sp. IW2-2015 unplaced genomic scaffold, ASM291031v2 Un_scaffold4591, whole genome shotgun sequence and contains:
- the LOC112077462 gene encoding abl interactor 2 — encoded protein: MKMGGGLPRTNPPTQKPPSPPMPGKGTIGRHSPYRTLEPVRPPVVPNDYVPSPTRSMAQQESPVLTTSVNQRARTYSSGGSHPSSREAVTPAAVEAVTQQQWRQSPQQQWRQSPQQQWSSHPAAVEAVTPSSSGGSHPSSSGGSHPSSSGENSGSGSVGGPIVVPTALHQAASQGPLLLLPSPPPDRAPNTEAQSAEAVAEAPLPAQYPLSAAAISAEVSDAPPPAPPAEEEASAVMEYSDPYAEEDPPWAPHTYLEKVVAMKCPSTSTHAQRRGA